In Bradyrhizobium sp. 1(2017), one DNA window encodes the following:
- a CDS encoding BA14K family protein, whose translation MNNLKFLSAAAAVALVLPLASPSFAQNRPALGGGAHVGGGGGGAHFGGGGARMGGGGFGGGARMGGGGAAFQGGGAAVRPGGGGFAAGPAMRPGGGAFAAGAAVRPSAGAFPAGTAVRPSSGSLVTGAAIARPALSPSFSGPRNVATAGNWQGRGNWQGRGNWDGRRWHHRRGGFWPGFAAGAAIGGLGSYAYYGGGYGYYDDPYYYGDSYYDEPSVAVVPDSGGDSAAYCAQRYKSYDPASGTYLGYDGQRHPCP comes from the coding sequence ATGAACAATCTGAAGTTTTTGAGTGCCGCCGCGGCCGTGGCGCTGGTTCTTCCGCTGGCGAGCCCGAGCTTTGCTCAGAATCGTCCTGCCCTGGGCGGCGGCGCCCATGTCGGAGGCGGCGGTGGTGGTGCTCACTTCGGCGGAGGCGGCGCCCGCATGGGCGGCGGCGGCTTCGGTGGCGGAGCACGGATGGGTGGCGGCGGCGCCGCGTTCCAAGGAGGCGGCGCAGCGGTTCGTCCGGGCGGTGGCGGTTTCGCGGCCGGCCCTGCGATGCGTCCGGGCGGCGGCGCTTTCGCAGCCGGCGCCGCGGTCCGTCCAAGCGCCGGCGCTTTCCCAGCCGGCACCGCGGTCCGTCCAAGCAGCGGCAGCCTTGTAACCGGCGCAGCGATCGCCCGTCCCGCCCTTTCGCCGTCCTTCAGCGGGCCCCGCAACGTCGCAACCGCAGGCAACTGGCAGGGCAGAGGCAACTGGCAGGGCAGAGGCAACTGGGACGGCCGCCGCTGGCATCATCGTCGCGGCGGCTTCTGGCCGGGTTTCGCAGCGGGTGCCGCGATCGGCGGCCTGGGCTCCTACGCCTATTACGGCGGGGGCTATGGCTATTATGACGACCCCTACTACTACGGCGATAGCTACTATGATGAGCCGTCAGTAGCGGTGGTGCCTGACAGCGGCGGCGACTCCGCAGCCTATTGCGCGCAGCGCTACAAGTCGTACGACCCGGCCTCGGGCACCTATCTCGGCTACGACGGCCAGCGTCATCCCTGTCCGTAA
- a CDS encoding NADH:ubiquinone oxidoreductase subunit NDUFA12: protein MKQFFLKFFTWWNGQTFGTQLWTKRYGELVGQDEQGNLYYRTRGGAIDPTLGFERRWVVYNGYAEASRIPPSWHGWIHHVVDVPPTEANYQPREWEKPHQPNLTGTANAYRPSGSTLASGRRPKATGDYQPWTPAN, encoded by the coding sequence ATGAAACAATTCTTCCTCAAGTTCTTCACCTGGTGGAACGGCCAGACGTTTGGCACGCAACTCTGGACCAAACGGTACGGGGAACTGGTCGGTCAGGACGAGCAGGGCAATCTCTATTATCGCACCCGAGGCGGGGCGATCGATCCGACGCTCGGCTTCGAGCGGCGTTGGGTGGTCTATAACGGCTATGCCGAGGCGAGCCGCATCCCGCCGTCCTGGCACGGCTGGATCCACCACGTCGTCGACGTGCCGCCGACCGAGGCCAATTACCAGCCGCGCGAGTGGGAAAAGCCGCACCAGCCCAATCTCACCGGCACGGCGAACGCCTACCGTCCTTCCGGCTCGACGCTCGCCAGCGGACGGCGCCCGAAGGCGACCGGCGACTACCAGCCCTGGACCCCCGCCAACTAA